A window of Halalkalibacillus sediminis contains these coding sequences:
- a CDS encoding peptide-binding protein has protein sequence MKLKRNWLLMLAFVLMLGMVLVACNNDDTSSEEEPEEEETENEENEEEEEESESEEEETEEEEAKDDGPQMGGTVTGAMDTAPAGVFNPIFYTEAYEANILDFTHEGLLSQNENLEFVEGLANDWQINDDQTEITLTLEEGVKWHDGEEFTADDVVFTYKAIASPGYVEAGGVRTEYANKLVGYEAFNTGETEEFEGVVAEDDYTVTFKFAEPNVTILKDVAFSIIPEHVFGEVPVEEIPEHPATLNAGEVIGTGPFQFTEMLDREQYVLAKNADYWKGEPYLDQIVWRIVEQSVMLGLLENGEIDFISDPNGVPAADFETVDGLEHIEIIEQTDFGYQLMGYKINHRSDAEIDSGEINPDSWEKNKDVGEQLVRQAMAYAIDRQAIVDNLLYGHGSVINAPIAQQFWAYDESATTAYEYNPEKAGELLDEAGYVDTNDDGFRETPDGEEWIVNLNYPTGNKLRENSAPILAQFLEEVGIKIDLRQPKEMTAYVEDLINDNGDWDLYLIGWSLGSGDPDPSGLWNSTAAYNFSRWNNPDSDQLIADAIKAPDAFDQAYREEKYSEWQSVFSEDLPALLLYAQNKIYGFNKRMNGVSPMPYSFNNDPELWWVSE, from the coding sequence TTGAAGTTAAAAAGAAATTGGCTGTTGATGTTAGCGTTTGTGTTGATGCTTGGTATGGTGTTAGTTGCTTGTAATAATGATGATACTTCAAGCGAAGAAGAGCCTGAAGAGGAAGAAACAGAAAACGAAGAAAATGAGGAAGAAGAGGAAGAGTCTGAGTCTGAAGAGGAAGAAACGGAAGAAGAAGAGGCGAAAGATGATGGTCCTCAGATGGGTGGAACTGTAACTGGCGCGATGGACACTGCTCCAGCTGGAGTTTTCAACCCGATCTTTTATACAGAAGCGTATGAAGCTAACATTTTAGACTTCACTCATGAAGGGCTTCTTTCACAAAACGAGAATCTTGAGTTTGTTGAAGGCCTAGCTAATGACTGGCAAATCAACGATGATCAAACCGAAATCACTCTAACTCTCGAAGAAGGCGTGAAATGGCACGATGGCGAGGAATTCACTGCTGATGATGTAGTTTTCACTTATAAAGCAATTGCGAGTCCTGGCTATGTTGAGGCTGGGGGAGTTCGTACCGAGTATGCTAATAAATTAGTTGGTTATGAAGCGTTTAACACTGGAGAAACTGAAGAGTTTGAAGGTGTAGTTGCTGAAGATGATTATACAGTCACTTTTAAATTCGCAGAACCGAACGTGACAATTTTAAAAGATGTTGCATTCTCGATTATTCCTGAGCACGTTTTTGGTGAAGTGCCTGTAGAAGAAATCCCAGAGCACCCGGCAACACTTAATGCTGGAGAAGTTATCGGAACTGGACCTTTCCAGTTCACAGAAATGCTTGATCGTGAGCAATACGTACTTGCGAAAAACGCTGATTATTGGAAAGGTGAACCATACTTAGACCAGATCGTATGGCGTATCGTCGAGCAATCCGTCATGTTAGGACTGCTTGAAAATGGTGAGATTGACTTTATTTCAGATCCAAACGGGGTGCCTGCAGCAGACTTTGAAACTGTTGATGGCCTAGAACATATCGAAATCATTGAACAGACGGATTTCGGATATCAGTTGATGGGTTATAAGATTAACCACCGATCCGATGCTGAAATTGACAGTGGCGAAATCAATCCTGATAGCTGGGAGAAGAATAAAGATGTAGGTGAGCAATTAGTAAGGCAAGCGATGGCTTATGCAATCGACCGACAAGCCATTGTTGACAACTTATTATACGGCCACGGTTCTGTTATTAACGCACCGATCGCTCAACAATTCTGGGCGTATGATGAAAGTGCAACAACAGCTTATGAATACAACCCTGAAAAAGCAGGAGAATTGTTAGATGAAGCGGGCTATGTAGATACGAATGACGATGGATTCAGAGAAACGCCAGATGGGGAAGAATGGATCGTCAACTTGAACTACCCGACTGGTAACAAGCTCCGTGAAAATTCTGCACCAATTTTAGCTCAATTCCTTGAAGAAGTCGGCATTAAGATCGACTTGAGACAACCGAAGGAAATGACAGCGTATGTTGAAGATTTGATCAATGATAATGGTGATTGGGATCTTTATCTGATTGGTTGGAGTTTAGGCAGTGGAGATCCGGATCCATCAGGATTGTGGAACTCAACAGCAGCCTATAACTTCTCTCGTTGGAACAACCCAGATTCTGATCAATTGATTGCTGATGCTATAAAGGCACCAGATGCGTTTGATCAAGCTTACCGTGAAGAAAAGTATAGTGAGTGGCAGTCTGTTTTCTCTGAAGACTTACCAGCTTTACTCCTATATGCACAAAACAAAATTTACGGTTTCAACAAGCGTATGAATGGTGTTAGTCCAATGCCATACTCATTCAATAACGACCCAGAATTATGGTGGGTTTCAGAGTAA
- a CDS encoding ABC transporter permease → MYKFIIRRILVFIPMLFALTIIVFGLAQLAPGDALTGQSLADPDVNPEVYEQQREALGLNDPIPVQYGRWITAAAQGDFGNSLIFKGRSVADLIEARFANTLYLGLFSLGITIIVAIPIGIYSARRPYSLLDYGATGFGFLGLAIPNFFFGLIAIYVLSIQLGWFPAQGTLSAPGVTGIEAFFDRIHHMVLPGITLGLAGTATYMRYMRSEVLDVLGSDYIRTARAKGMTERNVLYKHTLRNALIPIITLMGFEIGVLLSGAVITEQVFQYPGLGTLFLSSVTNRDFPVVMAIAMILGVLILVGNLLADIFYSIIDPRIRYD, encoded by the coding sequence ATGTACAAATTCATTATTCGCCGCATACTTGTTTTCATCCCGATGCTTTTTGCCCTGACCATTATAGTATTCGGACTCGCTCAATTAGCTCCAGGTGATGCCTTGACGGGGCAATCACTAGCTGACCCAGATGTGAATCCGGAAGTATATGAACAACAACGTGAAGCATTAGGACTGAATGATCCTATTCCAGTTCAGTATGGAAGGTGGATCACCGCTGCTGCCCAAGGGGACTTTGGTAACTCATTGATATTCAAAGGAAGGTCAGTAGCTGATTTAATTGAAGCACGTTTTGCCAACACGCTTTACCTAGGGCTCTTTTCCTTAGGAATCACAATTATTGTCGCTATCCCGATTGGAATTTATTCTGCTAGGCGACCTTATTCATTACTGGATTACGGCGCGACAGGCTTCGGGTTCCTGGGGCTTGCGATACCGAACTTCTTTTTCGGATTAATCGCTATTTATGTTCTATCCATTCAATTAGGATGGTTTCCGGCTCAAGGTACGCTTTCTGCACCAGGAGTGACTGGAATCGAAGCATTCTTCGACCGGATCCATCATATGGTATTGCCTGGTATTACGCTAGGCCTAGCGGGGACAGCAACGTATATGCGTTACATGCGTTCTGAAGTGCTTGATGTGCTAGGAAGTGACTATATTCGTACTGCCAGAGCTAAGGGTATGACTGAACGGAATGTTCTTTATAAACACACCCTTCGAAATGCTCTGATTCCGATTATCACGTTGATGGGATTTGAAATTGGGGTTTTGTTAAGTGGTGCGGTAATTACTGAACAAGTTTTCCAATACCCAGGTCTAGGAACGCTATTTTTGAGTTCGGTCACGAACAGGGACTTTCCTGTTGTAATGGCAATCGCCATGATTTTGGGAGTGCTGATCTTAGTTGGTAACCTATTGGCCGATATTTTTTACAGTATCATCGATCCAAGAATTCGATACGATTGA
- the opp4C gene encoding oligopeptide ABC transporter permease has product MQSNPQESVTTQPESGPAKSQESRSPFQLALRRFMKNRLAVVSVFVLFVIVIICIMAPLLTDHDPEKTNLLLLEKGPSDEHLLGTNGQGQDNFSRLLYGGRISLIVGFSAMFFTLAIGVTLGSIAGYYGKKVDNLIMRAADIMLMLPFLVLVLTIMAIIDKVTIGIFVTIIALTSWPNLTRIIRGTYLSLREQEFVLGARAIGASDFRIIFKHFIPNAMGPIVVNATLMMAVYIIIESGLSFIGFGIPNPTPTWGNMISEAQNIRILRNHPEAWIPPGVAILITVLAINFIGDGLRDAFDPKSKAR; this is encoded by the coding sequence ATGCAGTCGAATCCGCAAGAATCTGTAACTACACAACCAGAGAGTGGACCAGCTAAGTCGCAAGAAAGTAGAAGTCCGTTTCAATTGGCCTTGAGACGGTTCATGAAGAATAGATTAGCAGTGGTTAGCGTGTTCGTGTTATTTGTGATTGTCATCATTTGCATCATGGCTCCCTTGCTGACAGACCACGATCCGGAGAAAACCAACCTTTTACTGTTGGAAAAAGGTCCGAGTGATGAACATCTATTAGGAACTAATGGACAGGGGCAGGATAATTTTTCTCGCTTGTTGTACGGGGGACGTATTTCCTTAATCGTGGGATTTAGTGCAATGTTTTTCACCTTGGCCATAGGTGTCACATTAGGTTCAATCGCTGGATATTATGGGAAAAAAGTCGATAACCTCATCATGCGAGCTGCAGATATTATGCTGATGCTACCTTTCCTTGTGCTTGTCCTTACGATCATGGCAATCATAGATAAAGTGACCATTGGAATTTTTGTGACGATTATTGCACTGACATCGTGGCCGAATCTGACTCGTATTATTCGCGGGACGTACTTGTCGCTACGTGAGCAAGAGTTTGTGCTAGGTGCACGAGCAATAGGTGCAAGTGATTTCAGGATCATATTCAAACACTTTATACCGAATGCCATGGGACCAATCGTTGTTAACGCGACTTTGATGATGGCTGTTTACATTATCATTGAGTCTGGACTCAGTTTTATCGGCTTTGGGATACCGAACCCGACACCGACATGGGGGAATATGATTTCTGAAGCTCAAAATATTCGTATTTTACGCAACCATCCTGAGGCATGGATCCCACCAGGGGTTGCAATATTGATTACTGTCTTGGCCATCAACTTCATTGGAGACGGTCTCAGAGATGCATTCGATCCAAAAAGTAAAGCTAGATAA
- a CDS encoding GNAT family N-acetyltransferase, protein MIIREIKTSDAENLAVLIQQVEGSSQYMLWEKGERNFQSDNQLKMIESMKDNENSTILVAEVENGLIGYLLVIGGNTKRNRHSGSIVIGILKGYRGKGVGTLLFGELEQWASKHNLRRLELTVVTRNKAGLSLYKKMGFEIEGTKKGSLYIDGEYLDEYYMSKIL, encoded by the coding sequence ATGATTATAAGGGAAATAAAAACATCTGATGCAGAAAATTTAGCAGTTCTTATACAACAAGTTGAAGGAAGTTCTCAATATATGCTTTGGGAAAAAGGGGAAAGGAATTTTCAATCTGACAATCAACTAAAGATGATTGAGAGTATGAAGGATAACGAAAACTCTACTATACTTGTTGCAGAAGTTGAAAATGGATTAATTGGGTACTTGCTGGTAATTGGTGGGAATACCAAGAGAAATAGACACTCTGGTTCTATCGTTATTGGAATACTTAAAGGTTATAGAGGAAAAGGTGTTGGAACTCTGTTATTCGGAGAATTAGAACAGTGGGCATCTAAGCATAACCTACGTCGATTAGAATTAACGGTAGTTACTCGTAACAAAGCTGGTTTGTCCCTATATAAAAAGATGGGGTTTGAAATCGAAGGAACAAAAAAAGGTTCATTATATATTGATGGAGAATACCTTGATGAATATTATATGTCAAAAATTTTATAA
- a CDS encoding helix-turn-helix domain-containing protein codes for MQTIGEQIKTIRKNKKLTLTQVAGEKMSAAMVSLIENNKTKPTVETLQHIARTLNIDPQEIMGGMTREELASEIEQISEWTEDYELEGFLKAIDRMENLLPHLSNNYESARIYEKLAKILYFLERFHKDSYEELSIQNYFDYTKRAKEIYHNLQMKTYALEVVLFEANIEHSNGNFKKTLDILNESIESLKNETRSDMKSLYVKFLLFRIHAVSASGDFKQTFDLLDEAIEFSKKHVIMDVFYELHNTYALLLFNENQKKQANKHLETTEKLIDLTENTMYRINTMEIKIHFLEYFENQLEEALVLADELEEELKRADPVTKEVTEALHVHLSDARARCYTKLEQPQKALPLFQKIDENFHFMKERHPIDSSLDYLTPSYEALCYLQLGEFDKAQELAEKGVELQREFPHLQYYQFSKEVLKTVRERVSLK; via the coding sequence ATGCAAACGATCGGAGAACAAATCAAAACTATACGGAAAAATAAAAAATTGACACTGACTCAAGTGGCTGGAGAAAAGATGTCTGCCGCTATGGTTAGTTTGATTGAAAACAATAAAACAAAACCTACCGTTGAAACGCTTCAACATATAGCCCGTACTCTGAACATCGATCCCCAAGAAATTATGGGGGGCATGACGAGAGAAGAGTTGGCTAGTGAAATAGAACAGATTTCGGAATGGACGGAAGATTACGAACTGGAAGGCTTCTTAAAAGCAATTGATCGAATGGAAAATTTGTTACCTCACCTTTCGAACAATTATGAATCTGCGAGAATCTATGAAAAACTAGCCAAAATCCTATACTTTTTGGAACGTTTTCATAAGGATTCATATGAAGAACTATCTATTCAAAATTACTTCGATTACACCAAAAGAGCGAAAGAAATCTATCATAACTTACAAATGAAGACTTATGCACTGGAAGTCGTTTTATTCGAAGCGAATATCGAACACTCTAACGGTAATTTTAAGAAAACCCTTGATATTCTGAATGAGTCAATTGAGTCGCTAAAAAATGAAACTCGTTCTGATATGAAAAGTTTGTATGTGAAATTCCTTTTATTCAGAATCCATGCAGTTTCAGCAAGCGGAGACTTTAAACAAACATTTGATCTTTTAGATGAAGCGATTGAATTTTCCAAGAAGCATGTAATCATGGATGTATTTTATGAATTACATAACACATATGCATTATTGTTGTTCAATGAGAATCAGAAAAAGCAAGCCAATAAACACTTGGAAACAACAGAAAAGTTGATTGACCTTACTGAAAACACTATGTATAGAATCAATACGATGGAGATTAAAATTCATTTTCTAGAGTATTTTGAGAACCAACTTGAAGAAGCCCTAGTATTAGCTGATGAATTAGAAGAGGAATTGAAGCGAGCAGATCCTGTGACTAAGGAAGTTACTGAAGCACTTCACGTTCACTTGTCTGATGCTCGTGCAAGATGCTATACGAAATTAGAGCAACCTCAAAAAGCGTTGCCACTTTTTCAAAAAATCGATGAGAACTTTCATTTTATGAAAGAAAGGCACCCGATCGATAGCTCACTTGATTATCTTACCCCAAGTTATGAAGCTCTCTGTTACCTGCAATTAGGTGAGTTTGATAAGGCTCAAGAATTAGCTGAAAAAGGTGTCGAGCTTCAGCGTGAATTCCCACACTTACAGTATTATCAATTTTCTAAAGAAGTATTGAAGACTGTAAGAGAGAGAGTTTCATTGAAATAA
- a CDS encoding TRAP transporter permease, translating to MIYFVFMLAIAYSAFHLYITFNPLPALQQRSLHVAFGLALIFLIYPTFAKQDRAKIPFYDWILFALSIFSTVYLMYEYNAIVTERGGIPTNMDIIVAIITVVLVLEAARRVTGIILPIFALIFLAYPFISHMEFMPFRLMTRDFDLGDIFGQMFLKTEGLFSTAIGASVNFIFLFILFGAFLAKSGMGQFFNDIALALAGHRQGGPAKVAVVSSGFMGSINGAAVANVVGTGAFTIPLMKKIGYHRNFAGAVEASASVGGQVLPPIMGASAFIMAETTGIQYGTIALAALIPAVLYYLAVIMQVHFRAGKRDLRGIPKADLPRVKEVMKERGHLLLPIVGLIVMLYQNVPVGYAAFYTIVLTVIVATLRKSTRMSIKDILDAMAQGARQSLAVMIACAVVGIIIGVVSLTSFGTVMTSSIASLGSGSLFLTLFFTMIASMLLGMGLPSIPAYIITATMAAPALAAFDVPILVAHMFVFYFGIFANVTPPVALAAFAGAGVSGGNPMSTGFQALKLSLAGFIIPYLFVYNPAMLLIDTEGVATNATEFGVPPIMDVVLIVVTAIIGIVALSSALEGFLKTPMNPIYRIVLGAGALALILPEVTSDIIGFVVVGFMFVLNYMQHRRTNAVSTT from the coding sequence ATGATCTATTTTGTATTCATGCTAGCGATCGCCTATTCGGCATTTCACCTATACATTACATTCAACCCCTTACCAGCGTTGCAGCAAAGGTCTTTGCACGTAGCATTTGGTTTGGCACTGATTTTCTTGATTTATCCGACATTCGCTAAACAAGATCGAGCAAAAATCCCTTTTTATGATTGGATTTTATTTGCTCTCAGTATATTTTCTACTGTTTATTTAATGTACGAATACAACGCGATTGTCACAGAACGTGGTGGTATCCCGACAAACATGGATATCATTGTCGCGATCATCACTGTCGTACTCGTTTTAGAAGCAGCACGACGTGTAACAGGAATCATTTTACCGATTTTCGCATTGATCTTCTTAGCCTATCCTTTCATCAGTCATATGGAATTCATGCCGTTCAGGTTGATGACACGTGACTTCGATCTAGGCGATATCTTCGGTCAAATGTTTTTGAAAACTGAAGGCCTCTTCTCTACTGCCATCGGGGCTTCGGTTAACTTTATTTTCTTATTCATCCTGTTCGGCGCTTTCTTAGCGAAATCAGGTATGGGACAGTTCTTCAACGATATTGCGCTTGCACTCGCCGGTCATCGACAAGGTGGTCCAGCGAAAGTGGCAGTCGTTTCTAGTGGTTTCATGGGAAGCATTAATGGTGCTGCGGTCGCAAACGTCGTAGGAACTGGGGCTTTCACCATTCCATTGATGAAAAAAATCGGTTACCACCGTAACTTTGCGGGAGCTGTTGAAGCAAGTGCATCCGTCGGTGGTCAGGTTCTACCTCCAATCATGGGGGCCAGTGCCTTCATCATGGCTGAGACAACTGGAATTCAGTACGGGACGATTGCGCTAGCTGCATTAATACCTGCTGTCCTCTATTATTTAGCCGTAATTATGCAGGTTCACTTCCGCGCAGGAAAAAGAGATTTACGTGGTATTCCTAAAGCAGATCTTCCTAGAGTAAAAGAGGTCATGAAAGAACGCGGACATCTGTTGTTACCGATCGTCGGTCTGATTGTCATGTTATATCAGAACGTTCCTGTCGGTTACGCAGCGTTCTACACTATCGTCTTGACGGTCATTGTGGCTACGCTACGTAAATCTACACGCATGTCTATAAAAGATATTCTAGATGCAATGGCACAAGGTGCTCGTCAGTCATTAGCTGTAATGATCGCCTGTGCGGTCGTAGGAATCATCATCGGTGTCGTAAGCCTGACAAGCTTCGGTACAGTGATGACATCATCTATCGCTAGCCTAGGTTCAGGTTCTCTATTCCTGACATTGTTCTTTACGATGATTGCTTCGATGCTACTAGGTATGGGGCTTCCATCAATCCCGGCTTATATCATTACTGCGACGATGGCTGCACCTGCATTAGCTGCATTCGATGTACCTATATTAGTTGCGCATATGTTTGTTTTCTATTTTGGTATTTTCGCCAATGTTACACCTCCGGTTGCCCTAGCAGCATTCGCAGGTGCCGGGGTATCAGGAGGAAACCCGATGAGTACCGGCTTCCAAGCATTGAAACTATCTTTAGCCGGATTCATCATTCCTTACTTGTTCGTTTATAATCCCGCAATGCTCCTCATTGATACAGAAGGGGTTGCGACAAATGCGACTGAGTTCGGAGTTCCACCGATCATGGACGTGGTTCTGATTGTGGTGACAGCTATTATCGGAATTGTAGCTTTAAGCTCTGCACTGGAAGGTTTTTTGAAGACTCCTATGAATCCTATTTACCGGATCGTTCTTGGGGCAGGGGCACTTGCCCTAATCCTACCAGAAGTAACATCTGACATTATCGGCTTCGTGGTCGTCGGGTTCATGTTCGTATTAAACTACATGCAACACCGCAGAACCAATGCAGTCAGCACCACATAA
- a CDS encoding DUF1850 domain-containing protein, with protein sequence MHHYIQEQNAITMNSKRLIGSACIIVLLIFLLYRIPVIQVHLDEETFYLKEDRFELSWIHSVENEKWFEVYEKDGEDLFLSETYFKTYGAGVPADGEVIHSDDGYVHMKMNRSIPELNISVSNNVKTKIHTEEKTIDLYKLAQEYESVSISIEQLHLWEYIGGTFK encoded by the coding sequence TTGCACCACTACATCCAGGAGCAGAACGCTATTACAATGAACAGTAAACGATTGATAGGGAGCGCATGCATCATCGTGCTCCTTATTTTTCTTTTGTACAGAATTCCAGTTATTCAAGTTCATCTCGACGAGGAAACTTTTTACTTAAAAGAAGACCGCTTCGAGCTTTCTTGGATCCACTCTGTTGAAAACGAAAAGTGGTTCGAAGTGTATGAAAAGGACGGAGAAGACCTCTTCCTTTCAGAAACATATTTCAAAACGTATGGTGCAGGAGTACCTGCTGACGGTGAAGTGATCCATTCAGATGATGGTTATGTCCATATGAAAATGAACCGATCCATACCTGAGTTGAACATATCCGTTTCAAATAACGTTAAAACGAAGATCCATACAGAAGAAAAAACGATCGACTTATACAAATTAGCCCAAGAATATGAATCAGTATCGATTTCCATCGAACAGCTTCATCTTTGGGAATACATTGGAGGGACGTTTAAATGA
- a CDS encoding TAXI family TRAP transporter solute-binding subunit produces the protein MNKKILTAFILMLTTAMTLAACGGEEGGSGEGNGEGLDTNIATIATGGSSGPYNIIATTLAETYTSELGVNSKTQTTGASVENVNLMKEEKVEMAFMMSDVLSQAVNGVENFDESIDNVSQIGTLYPNYVQVVTTADSGIETLSDLEGKRVAVGDQNSGVEVNARTLLEGHDITYDDIEVDYLGYAEAADGLRSGQIDAAFLTSGLPNASVMELANSVDLQIVRIEQEDVERIAEDKEYFVSLEIPADTYGNEEAIPTAAIMNALVVRSDLSEDDVYELTKTLFENLDQLENAHQAASDISLENAQEGVIAPLHPGAERYYNEQ, from the coding sequence ATGAACAAGAAAATTTTAACCGCTTTCATTCTTATGCTGACAACTGCTATGACCCTTGCAGCTTGTGGTGGCGAAGAAGGTGGATCAGGAGAAGGTAATGGAGAAGGATTAGATACTAATATCGCTACGATTGCGACTGGTGGTTCTTCAGGTCCTTACAATATTATCGCTACAACTTTAGCAGAAACATATACATCAGAACTAGGTGTTAACTCTAAAACACAGACTACTGGTGCTTCGGTTGAAAACGTTAACTTAATGAAAGAAGAAAAAGTTGAAATGGCATTTATGATGAGTGACGTACTTAGCCAAGCCGTAAATGGTGTTGAAAACTTCGATGAGTCAATCGACAATGTCAGCCAAATCGGTACATTATATCCAAATTACGTACAAGTTGTAACAACTGCAGATTCTGGAATTGAAACATTATCTGACCTAGAAGGTAAACGAGTTGCAGTCGGCGACCAAAACTCTGGCGTGGAAGTGAACGCTCGTACTCTTTTAGAAGGCCACGATATTACATATGATGATATCGAAGTTGATTACCTTGGCTACGCTGAGGCAGCAGATGGATTGCGTTCTGGACAAATTGACGCAGCATTCTTAACTAGTGGTCTTCCAAACGCATCTGTCATGGAACTTGCAAATTCCGTTGACTTACAAATCGTTCGTATCGAACAAGAAGACGTTGAACGCATTGCTGAAGATAAAGAGTACTTCGTTTCTTTAGAAATTCCAGCAGATACGTACGGCAACGAGGAAGCTATTCCAACTGCGGCAATCATGAACGCATTGGTTGTTCGCTCTGATTTAAGCGAAGATGATGTGTACGAACTGACAAAAACATTATTTGAAAACTTGGATCAACTAGAGAACGCTCACCAAGCAGCATCTGACATTTCGTTAGAAAACGCTCAAGAGGGTGTCATTGCACCACTACATCCAGGAGCAGAACGCTATTACAATGAACAGTAA
- a CDS encoding phosphatase PAP2 family protein has protein sequence MMNTLKEIPARTYIMIFIALTVIGGGFYIFSELADEVLEQEKFIIDQWASEFVAQFSNPTLYTFLGWVTELGSVYTLTFGSIVLVAILAIYYKRRTWRIVYFIIAMGGIALLTTGLKSAFSRDRPNILEQYDGTGHSFPSGHSTAPMVFYGFIIYLIIRSHLNKAAKWALNTFLVILILSIGLSRVFLGVHFITDVFAGFLLGLSWLVTCILILEYTLWRKGRDI, from the coding sequence ATGATGAACACTTTGAAGGAAATACCTGCTAGAACATATATAATGATATTTATCGCTTTGACCGTTATAGGTGGCGGTTTCTATATCTTCTCTGAGTTGGCAGACGAGGTGCTGGAACAAGAAAAGTTCATCATTGATCAATGGGCTTCAGAATTTGTGGCGCAGTTCAGCAATCCAACTCTGTATACTTTTTTGGGATGGGTGACTGAATTAGGTTCGGTTTATACCCTGACGTTTGGTTCAATTGTGCTAGTGGCGATTTTAGCTATTTATTATAAAAGAAGAACATGGAGAATTGTCTATTTTATTATTGCAATGGGAGGTATAGCACTACTCACAACAGGTTTGAAGAGTGCTTTCTCAAGAGATCGACCGAATATCCTCGAGCAATATGACGGCACTGGGCACAGCTTTCCAAGTGGACATTCGACAGCCCCGATGGTTTTTTATGGATTCATCATTTATTTGATCATTCGTAGCCACCTAAACAAAGCTGCCAAGTGGGCCCTCAACACTTTCTTGGTCATATTGATCCTTTCGATCGGATTGAGTAGAGTATTTTTAGGCGTCCACTTTATAACAGACGTGTTCGCAGGTTTCCTGCTAGGACTAAGCTGGCTCGTAACCTGTATATTGATATTAGAATACACCCTTTGGAGAAAAGGGCGAGACATTTAA